In the genome of Photobacterium sp. TY1-4, one region contains:
- the metA gene encoding homoserine O-succinyltransferase, which translates to MPIKIPDQLPATDILRGENIFVMSEARAASQEIRPLKVLLLNLMPRKIETETQFLRLLSNSPLQVDVELLRIDNRPTKNTPTEHLDTFYRQFDMVKGRNFDGLIVTGAPLGLVQFEDVLYWEEIQTIMSWAKAHVTSTLFVCWAAQAGLKLLYDLPKRTRKEKLSGVYYHRIHDCHHPILRGFDDTFLAPHSRYADFSPDYLAQHTDLDILATSEQAGVYLAATKDKRNVFVTGHPEYDVHTLHNEYVRDLSEGMEPNIPVNYYPEGNPDNPPVASWRSHGHLLFSNWLNYCVYQQTPYDLEHFSEDNFTRDD; encoded by the coding sequence ATGCCGATAAAAATTCCTGACCAACTCCCTGCAACGGATATTTTGCGTGGCGAGAACATTTTCGTGATGTCTGAAGCGCGTGCAGCGAGCCAGGAGATCCGCCCCCTCAAGGTTTTGCTGTTGAATTTGATGCCCAGGAAGATTGAGACGGAAACTCAGTTCTTGCGGTTATTATCGAATAGCCCGCTTCAGGTGGATGTCGAGCTGCTTCGGATTGATAACCGGCCCACCAAGAATACGCCGACGGAGCATTTAGATACCTTCTACCGCCAGTTTGATATGGTGAAGGGGCGTAATTTTGATGGTTTGATTGTGACTGGCGCCCCTCTGGGGTTGGTACAGTTTGAGGATGTGCTGTATTGGGAAGAGATCCAGACCATCATGAGCTGGGCGAAAGCACATGTAACCTCGACTCTGTTCGTCTGCTGGGCGGCACAGGCGGGGCTCAAGCTGCTGTATGATTTGCCGAAGCGAACCCGGAAGGAGAAGCTTTCCGGGGTGTATTATCATCGCATCCATGATTGCCATCATCCTATATTGCGCGGCTTTGATGATACCTTTCTTGCGCCACACTCACGCTACGCGGATTTCTCCCCGGATTATCTGGCCCAACATACGGATCTCGATATCCTGGCGACGTCTGAACAAGCCGGGGTTTACCTAGCGGCGACGAAAGATAAGCGGAATGTCTTTGTGACCGGTCATCCTGAATATGATGTGCATACCCTGCATAATGAGTATGTGCGTGATTTGAGTGAAGGGATGGAGCCGAATATTCCTGTGAATTACTACCCGGAGGGAAATCCGGACAATCCGCCGGTGGCCAGTTGGCGCAGTCATGGCCACTTGTTGTTCTCGAACTGGCTGAACTACTGTGTGTATCAGCAGACGCCATATGATCTGGAGCATTTCTCGGAGGATAATTTTACCCGGGATGACTAA
- a CDS encoding cation:proton antiporter: MSVYSTLCFLAAAAMIIAFINSKIGKMQTTIAITAGALLLSLGIVIAGQNGWFHLEEIAASQLGEINFESFLLKGILGFLLFAGGLGIKLPNLEDQKWEITVLALAATLFSTFFIGFALWGICQLIGINFDLIYCLIFGSLISPTDPIAVLAIVKKLNAPRRISTQIEGESLFNDGFGLVIFVTLFTIAFGNEAPTVLGVGQLFIQEAIGGIAYGFLLGLLFHYLISATDDHSMELLLTIGVPTAGYAFADLIHVSGPLAMVVSGIMIGNWTRYIGFSKESEDHLDHFWELVDEFLNGVLFLLIGLSMLQFSFHEEDWILMVIAVPLVLLSRFLSIQLSYFGFQRYRSYNPHSVKILTWGGLRGGLALAMAMAIPAGIIVIPEKNIDVREMILVMTYAVVVFSILIQGSTITPMIQKAKLWEADNAK; the protein is encoded by the coding sequence ATGTCCGTTTATAGCACCCTTTGCTTTCTTGCTGCCGCAGCAATGATTATTGCGTTTATCAACAGCAAAATAGGGAAAATGCAAACAACGATTGCGATCACGGCCGGCGCACTGCTCTTATCCTTAGGCATCGTGATCGCCGGTCAAAACGGATGGTTTCATTTAGAAGAAATCGCAGCCAGCCAGCTGGGTGAAATCAACTTCGAATCATTTTTGCTCAAAGGGATTTTAGGCTTTCTGCTGTTCGCCGGCGGGCTCGGGATCAAGCTCCCCAACCTGGAAGATCAGAAGTGGGAAATCACCGTTCTGGCATTGGCCGCCACGCTGTTCTCCACCTTCTTTATCGGCTTTGCTCTCTGGGGCATCTGTCAGCTCATCGGTATCAACTTTGACCTCATTTACTGCCTGATTTTCGGCTCCCTGATCTCCCCGACCGACCCCATCGCCGTCCTGGCCATCGTCAAGAAACTCAATGCCCCACGCCGGATTTCCACCCAGATTGAAGGCGAGTCCTTGTTCAACGATGGCTTCGGCCTGGTCATTTTTGTCACCTTATTCACCATTGCCTTCGGTAACGAAGCACCGACCGTGCTCGGCGTCGGCCAGCTGTTTATTCAGGAAGCAATCGGTGGGATTGCCTACGGATTCCTGCTTGGCCTGCTGTTCCATTACCTGATCAGTGCCACAGATGATCACTCCATGGAACTGCTGCTGACTATCGGGGTACCGACTGCCGGATATGCTTTCGCCGATCTGATCCATGTCTCCGGTCCGCTGGCGATGGTGGTCTCCGGGATCATGATTGGGAACTGGACGCGCTATATCGGGTTCTCAAAAGAAAGTGAGGATCACCTGGACCATTTCTGGGAACTGGTCGATGAGTTCCTCAACGGGGTACTGTTCCTGCTGATCGGTCTGAGTATGCTGCAGTTCAGCTTCCATGAGGAAGACTGGATCCTGATGGTCATCGCCGTACCGCTGGTGCTGCTCAGCCGCTTCCTCAGCATCCAGTTGTCCTACTTCGGGTTCCAGCGTTACCGTAGCTATAACCCGCATTCAGTGAAGATCCTGACTTGGGGCGGCCTGCGTGGCGGTCTGGCGTTAGCGATGGCCATGGCCATTCCAGCCGGTATCATCGTGATCCCGGAAAAGAACATTGATGTGCGCGAGATGATTCTGGTGATGACCTATGCCGTCGTGGTGTTCTCCATTCTGATCCAAGGCTCAACCATTACCCCGATGATTCAGAAAGCCAAACTCTGGGAAGCCGACAACGCCAAGTAA
- the metH gene encoding methionine synthase produces the protein MGKGKEILQARLAQQILIIDGGMGTMIQGYKLDEADYRGERFADWPSDLKGNNDLLVLTQPQLIRDIHNAYLEAGADILETNTFNATTIAMADYDMESLSAEINREAARLARQVADEWTAKTPDKPRFVAGVLGPTNRTCSISPDVNDPGYRNVSFDQLVEAYAESTHALIEGGADIILIETIFDTLNAKACAFAVDQVFDELEMALPVMISGTITDASGRTLSGQTTEAFYNSLRHVRPISFGLNCALGPDELRQYVEELSRISECAVSAHPNAGLPNAFGEYDLSPEEMAEHIAEWAESGFLNLVGGCCGTTPEHIRQMAAVTATVTPRPLPELPVACRLSGLEPLAIEKDTLFVNVGERTNVTGSARFKRLIKEEQYDEALEVARQQVENGAQIIDINMDEGMLDAEACMVRFLNLCASEPEISKVPIMVDSSKWEVIEAGLKCIQGKGIVNSISLKEGKDKFIEQAKLIRRYGAAVIVMAFDEVGQADTRERKLEICTNAYRILVDEVGFPPEDIIFDPNIFAVATGIDEHNNYAVDFIEAVGDIKRDLPHAMISGGVSNVSFSFRGNNYVREAIHAVFLYHCFKRGMDMGIVNAGQLEVYDNVPEKLREAVEDVVLNRRDDATERLLDIAAEYAGKGVGKEEDASALEWRTWPVAKRLEHALVKGITEFIVADTEEARANASKPLEVIEGPLMDGMNVVGDLFGEGKMFLPQVVKSARVMKQAVAYLEPYINAEKQSGRSNGKILLATVKGDVHDIGKNIVGVVLQCNNYEIIDLGVMVPCEQILKVAKEENVDIIGLSGLITPSLDEMVHVAKEMERQGFDLPLLIGGATTSKAHTAVKIEQNYHQPVVYVNNASRAVGVCTSLLSDELRPVFVEKLDADYVRVRDQHSRKKPRTKPVTLEAARANRVAIDWSSYMPPVPAKPGTHVFDNFEVATLRQYIDWTPFFMTWSLMGKYPAILDHEEVGEEARRLFADANEWLDRIELEGLMKARGMCALFPANSVGDDIEVYTDESRSQVAQVLYNLRQQTEKPKGFNYCLSDYIAPKDSGKPDWIGAFAVTGGIGERELADKFKAQGDDYNAIMVQAVADRLAEAFAEYLHELVRKEIWGYSPDEALSNDELIREKYQGIRPAPGYPACPEHTEKGTLWEMLNVEEAIGMSLTTSYAMWPGASVSGWYFSHPDARYFAVAQIQEDQRDSYAERKGWDLIEAEKWLGPNLSA, from the coding sequence GTGGGAAAGGGCAAGGAAATATTACAAGCGCGGTTGGCGCAGCAAATCCTGATCATTGACGGCGGGATGGGCACCATGATCCAGGGTTATAAGCTGGACGAAGCAGATTATCGTGGGGAGCGGTTTGCTGACTGGCCTTCTGACCTGAAGGGCAATAATGACTTATTGGTGCTGACCCAGCCCCAGTTGATCCGCGATATTCACAATGCTTACCTGGAAGCGGGTGCCGATATCCTGGAAACCAACACGTTTAACGCCACGACGATTGCGATGGCCGATTATGACATGGAATCGCTCAGCGCCGAGATCAACCGTGAAGCCGCCCGACTGGCGCGTCAGGTGGCTGATGAGTGGACGGCCAAAACGCCGGACAAGCCGCGCTTTGTTGCCGGGGTGCTCGGTCCGACTAACCGTACCTGCTCAATTTCACCGGACGTGAATGATCCGGGCTACCGGAATGTCTCCTTTGATCAACTGGTCGAAGCCTATGCCGAGTCGACCCATGCCCTGATCGAAGGCGGTGCCGATATTATCCTGATTGAAACTATTTTCGATACCCTCAATGCCAAGGCGTGTGCCTTTGCGGTCGATCAGGTGTTTGATGAGCTGGAGATGGCTCTGCCGGTGATGATCTCCGGGACTATCACCGATGCCTCCGGACGAACCCTTTCCGGTCAGACGACCGAAGCTTTCTACAACTCCCTGCGCCATGTCCGGCCAATTTCGTTCGGCCTCAACTGTGCCCTGGGTCCGGATGAGTTGCGCCAGTATGTGGAAGAGCTGTCGCGGATTTCTGAATGCGCGGTCTCGGCTCACCCCAATGCGGGCTTGCCGAATGCTTTTGGTGAGTATGACTTATCGCCGGAGGAGATGGCCGAGCATATTGCGGAGTGGGCGGAGTCCGGTTTTCTGAACCTGGTCGGTGGTTGTTGCGGCACCACACCGGAGCATATTCGCCAGATGGCCGCCGTGACGGCAACCGTAACACCGCGTCCGCTGCCGGAGCTACCGGTGGCCTGCCGGTTGTCCGGACTGGAGCCGCTGGCCATTGAGAAAGACACGCTGTTTGTCAATGTCGGGGAGCGGACCAATGTCACCGGCTCGGCACGCTTCAAGCGACTGATTAAAGAAGAGCAATACGATGAAGCGCTGGAAGTGGCCCGGCAGCAGGTGGAAAACGGCGCCCAGATCATCGATATCAATATGGATGAAGGGATGCTCGATGCCGAAGCCTGTATGGTGCGTTTCCTTAACCTCTGTGCCTCCGAGCCGGAAATTTCCAAAGTACCGATCATGGTTGACTCCTCCAAGTGGGAAGTCATCGAGGCCGGCCTGAAGTGTATCCAGGGCAAGGGGATCGTCAACTCGATCTCGCTTAAGGAAGGCAAAGACAAGTTTATTGAGCAAGCCAAACTGATCCGCCGTTATGGCGCGGCGGTGATCGTGATGGCCTTTGATGAAGTCGGTCAGGCAGATACCCGCGAGCGCAAGCTGGAGATCTGTACCAATGCGTACCGGATCCTGGTCGATGAAGTCGGCTTCCCGCCGGAAGATATCATTTTTGACCCGAACATCTTTGCTGTTGCCACCGGGATTGATGAGCACAACAACTATGCGGTCGACTTTATCGAAGCGGTGGGTGACATCAAACGGGATCTGCCCCATGCGATGATCTCCGGTGGGGTGTCGAATGTCTCGTTCTCTTTCCGCGGTAACAACTACGTCCGTGAAGCGATCCATGCCGTATTCCTTTATCACTGCTTCAAGCGCGGGATGGATATGGGGATCGTTAATGCCGGCCAGCTGGAAGTCTACGACAACGTGCCGGAAAAACTGCGTGAAGCGGTAGAAGATGTGGTGCTCAACCGCCGGGATGATGCAACCGAGCGGCTGCTGGACATTGCGGCTGAATATGCCGGTAAAGGCGTTGGTAAGGAAGAAGATGCCTCGGCGCTGGAGTGGCGGACCTGGCCGGTGGCCAAGCGGCTGGAGCATGCGCTGGTCAAGGGGATCACTGAGTTCATTGTGGCAGACACCGAAGAAGCGCGCGCCAATGCCAGCAAGCCGTTGGAAGTGATCGAAGGCCCGTTGATGGACGGCATGAATGTGGTCGGCGATCTGTTCGGTGAAGGGAAAATGTTCCTGCCCCAGGTGGTGAAATCCGCCCGGGTAATGAAACAGGCGGTGGCCTATCTGGAGCCGTACATCAATGCCGAGAAACAGAGCGGGCGATCGAACGGCAAGATCCTGCTGGCGACGGTGAAAGGGGATGTGCACGATATCGGTAAAAATATCGTTGGGGTCGTCCTGCAGTGTAATAACTACGAGATCATCGATCTCGGGGTGATGGTGCCGTGCGAGCAGATCCTTAAGGTCGCCAAGGAAGAGAATGTCGATATTATCGGTCTGTCCGGTCTGATCACGCCGTCGCTGGATGAAATGGTCCATGTGGCTAAGGAAATGGAGCGTCAGGGCTTTGATCTGCCACTGTTGATTGGTGGTGCGACGACCTCCAAAGCGCACACGGCGGTGAAAATTGAGCAGAACTACCATCAACCGGTGGTCTATGTGAACAATGCTTCGCGGGCGGTGGGCGTGTGTACTTCGCTGCTGTCGGATGAGCTTCGTCCGGTCTTTGTTGAAAAACTCGATGCTGATTATGTCCGGGTACGGGATCAGCACAGCCGCAAGAAACCGCGGACCAAGCCGGTGACGCTGGAAGCGGCCCGGGCGAACCGGGTGGCCATTGACTGGTCCAGCTACATGCCGCCGGTGCCGGCAAAGCCGGGCACCCATGTCTTTGATAACTTTGAGGTCGCGACCTTACGCCAGTACATCGACTGGACCCCGTTCTTTATGACCTGGTCGCTGATGGGTAAATACCCGGCGATATTGGACCACGAAGAAGTGGGGGAAGAAGCGCGTCGCTTGTTTGCCGATGCCAATGAATGGCTGGATCGGATTGAGCTGGAAGGCCTGATGAAAGCACGTGGCATGTGTGCCCTGTTCCCGGCCAACAGCGTTGGGGATGACATTGAGGTCTATACCGATGAGTCCCGCAGTCAGGTAGCGCAGGTGCTGTATAACCTGCGCCAGCAGACGGAGAAACCGAAAGGCTTTAACTACTGCCTGTCGGATTATATTGCGCCGAAAGATAGCGGAAAACCGGACTGGATCGGGGCATTTGCCGTCACCGGCGGCATCGGAGAACGAGAGTTGGCCGATAAATTTAAAGCCCAGGGTGATGATTACAATGCCATCATGGTACAGGCGGTGGCTGACCGGCTGGCAGAGGCCTTTGCCGAGTACTTGCACGAGCTGGTACGCAAGGAAATCTGGGGCTATTCACCGGACGAAGCGCTGTCGAATGACGAACTCATCCGTGAGAAATACCAGGGGATCCGTCCGGCACCCGGCTACCCGGCGTGTCCGGAACATACCGAGAAAGGCACCTTGTGGGAGATGCTCAATGTCGAAGAGGCCATTGGGATGTCACTCACCACCAGCTATGCTATGTGGCCGGGCGCCTCGGTGTCGGGTTGGTACTTCTCCCACCCGGACGCGCGTTACTTTGCCGTCGCCCAGATCCAGGAAGATCAGCGTGACAGCTACGCTGAGCGCAAAGGCTGGGATTTGATTGAAGCGGAGAAGTGGCTGGGGCCGAACCTGTCGGCTTAG
- the lysC gene encoding lysine-sensitive aspartokinase 3, with protein MSPVDNAATLTVAKFGGTSVADFTAMHRSAMIIKHNPAARVALISACSGVTNLLVELAGGVRDADRRQQLLTQLKDIHYAVLNELVSPELITPALNDHLDSIATLAAQAATQPSAQLTDQLVANGELLSTHLFTQILCELGVNAVRVDIRDILRTDNQFGKAIPQPDDIRALATTHLEPLLAQQVVVSQGFIGADPDGNTTTLGRGGSDYSAALVAEAIRATTLEIWTDVPGMYTTDPRITAAAKPIREISFSEASEMANFGAKILHPSTLVPAIRQQIPVFIGSSRAPEQGGTWIRDQVSDAPLFRALALRCNQTMVTLTSLNMFHAYGFLAEVFRILAEHKVSVDLITTSEVSVSLTLDKTDTAGGAPQLPEAAVAALSQLCRVEVEQGLCLVALIGNRMSRTKGSAKEIFGSLDDYNLRMICYGASPHNLCFLVQEQDAKSVVQSLHRQILEA; from the coding sequence TTGAGCCCTGTTGATAACGCCGCCACCCTGACCGTCGCCAAATTCGGCGGCACCAGTGTTGCCGATTTTACCGCCATGCACCGCAGTGCCATGATCATCAAACATAACCCGGCAGCCCGGGTGGCCCTGATCAGCGCCTGCTCCGGCGTCACCAACCTGTTGGTTGAACTGGCCGGCGGGGTCCGGGACGCGGACCGACGCCAGCAATTACTGACCCAACTGAAAGATATTCACTACGCCGTCCTGAACGAGCTAGTATCGCCGGAACTTATCACGCCGGCGCTCAATGACCATCTCGACAGCATCGCAACACTGGCCGCGCAGGCTGCAACCCAGCCGAGTGCCCAGCTGACCGATCAGCTGGTTGCCAATGGCGAGCTCCTGTCGACCCACCTGTTTACCCAGATCCTCTGCGAGCTGGGCGTAAACGCGGTGCGTGTCGATATCCGTGACATCCTGCGCACCGACAATCAGTTCGGCAAAGCGATCCCACAACCGGATGACATTCGTGCACTGGCCACAACCCATCTGGAGCCGTTGCTGGCCCAGCAGGTCGTGGTCAGCCAGGGCTTTATCGGCGCCGATCCAGACGGGAATACCACCACTCTGGGCCGGGGCGGCAGTGACTACAGCGCGGCGTTGGTTGCCGAAGCGATCCGTGCAACGACGCTGGAAATCTGGACCGATGTACCGGGCATGTATACCACCGATCCCCGGATCACCGCCGCAGCGAAACCCATCCGGGAGATCAGTTTCAGTGAAGCGTCCGAGATGGCTAACTTCGGAGCCAAGATCCTGCACCCGTCCACGCTGGTCCCGGCGATCCGCCAGCAGATCCCGGTGTTTATCGGATCATCCCGTGCGCCGGAGCAAGGCGGGACCTGGATCCGTGATCAGGTCAGTGATGCGCCGCTGTTCCGGGCCCTTGCCCTACGTTGCAACCAGACCATGGTGACCCTGACCAGCCTGAACATGTTCCATGCCTACGGTTTCCTGGCGGAGGTGTTCCGGATCCTGGCCGAGCACAAAGTCTCGGTCGATCTCATTACGACCTCCGAAGTCAGCGTTTCCCTGACCCTGGATAAAACTGACACCGCCGGCGGCGCACCGCAACTCCCGGAAGCCGCCGTGGCAGCGCTCAGCCAACTGTGCCGGGTCGAGGTTGAGCAGGGTCTGTGCCTGGTGGCCCTGATTGGTAACCGGATGAGCCGGACCAAGGGCTCCGCCAAGGAAATTTTCGGCTCGCTGGATGACTACAACCTGCGCATGATTTGCTATGGCGCCAGCCCGCATAACCTCTGCTTCCTGGTTCAGGAGCAGGATGCCAAATCGGTAGTCCAGTCGTTGCACCGCCAGATCCTGGAAGCCTAA
- a CDS encoding pyridoxal-phosphate-dependent aminotransferase family protein, with the protein MTIGSFYPPQRTLMGPGPSDIYPQVLQALSRPTVGHLDPLFIGMMDELKQLLQYAFQTQNPFTIAVSAPGSAGMEACFVNLVEPGDKVIVCRNGVFGDRMRENVERCGGEAVMVENTWGDPVDPQLVAQALDANPDAKIVAFVHAETSTGALTDAEAIAKLARQHDCLTIVDAVTSLGGVPLLVDEWQLDAVYSGSQKCLSCVPGLSPLTFSPRAVEKIQQRQSKVQSWFLDQSLVLGYWSGEGKRSYHHTAPVNSLYALHEALVLLKNEGLENAWQRHQDTHWELRDGLEKLGIEFVVNEAYRLPQLNAVYIPDGVDDAQVRQTLLERYNLEIGAGLGALAGKAWRIGLMGYAARSENVALCLKALETTLK; encoded by the coding sequence ATGACAATCGGTAGTTTTTACCCACCACAACGTACCCTGATGGGCCCGGGCCCGTCAGATATCTACCCGCAAGTGTTGCAGGCGCTGAGTCGTCCGACCGTCGGCCACTTAGATCCGTTGTTTATCGGCATGATGGATGAGCTGAAACAGTTGCTGCAGTATGCCTTCCAGACCCAGAACCCGTTCACTATTGCCGTGTCTGCGCCGGGCAGCGCCGGCATGGAAGCGTGTTTCGTGAACCTGGTCGAGCCGGGCGATAAGGTGATCGTCTGCCGCAACGGCGTGTTTGGCGACCGGATGCGGGAAAATGTCGAGCGCTGCGGCGGAGAGGCGGTGATGGTTGAGAACACCTGGGGAGATCCGGTCGATCCGCAGTTGGTCGCCCAGGCGTTGGACGCCAACCCGGATGCAAAAATCGTTGCTTTTGTCCATGCTGAAACCTCGACCGGTGCCCTGACCGATGCCGAAGCGATTGCCAAACTGGCCCGCCAGCACGATTGCCTGACCATTGTCGATGCCGTCACCTCACTGGGCGGCGTCCCGTTGCTGGTGGACGAGTGGCAACTGGATGCGGTGTATTCAGGCAGCCAGAAGTGTTTGTCCTGTGTGCCGGGCCTGTCGCCGCTGACCTTCTCGCCGCGAGCGGTGGAGAAAATTCAGCAGCGCCAAAGCAAGGTTCAGAGCTGGTTCCTCGATCAAAGCCTGGTGCTGGGATACTGGAGCGGTGAAGGCAAACGCAGCTATCACCATACTGCGCCGGTAAACAGCCTGTACGCCCTGCATGAAGCGCTGGTGTTGCTGAAAAATGAAGGACTGGAAAATGCGTGGCAGCGTCATCAGGATACACACTGGGAGCTGCGTGACGGGCTGGAGAAACTCGGGATTGAATTTGTGGTCAATGAAGCGTACCGCTTGCCGCAGCTCAATGCGGTGTACATCCCGGACGGTGTCGATGATGCGCAGGTGCGTCAGACCCTGCTGGAGCGTTACAACCTGGAAATTGGTGCCGGACTGGGCGCCTTGGCCGGGAAGGCGTGGCGGATTGGCCTGATGGGATATGCCGCCCGTAGTGAAAATGTAGCGCTGTGCCTGAAGGCGCTGGAGACGACGCTGAAGTAA
- a CDS encoding PglL family O-oligosaccharyltransferase, with the protein MNLLHVQGTRLAEQRISKPVIKPFMATLSVLFLFTMHYFQHNPGGSGLALSFNTASWIPLSFSIAFGLFEICRQKTWRYSRLTLILFACCILLTLPVLYPNAGDSAATGRLLGLWAGFLFFLALQQFAFSHKQRQHLLWLILAAVWLQALLGWYQFFGLEADNPIGYDTIANRPYGIFQQPNVMATFLATGLVLSAYLLARLPMYRGQWSLHQAGLLLTPVVTIPVLVFVSSRTGWLAAIIGTLLILPYLCRFAAKAQWRMWLLMVALGLSLSWHLSTTVSWAPAEDRISLHSARSIHLPQAWEMYRKSPWLGYGYGNFESAYLTQTAQWHHHDPAQPHGLPALDHPHNELLYWAVEGGTLPLLGLLLAAAAVLSRIRKAPPGTRLALVALFFPLTLHTQLEYPFYHALVHWVIFVLLIYWVDNLTAKYYKLTLNYVLAIRCCMILLPLLISSYMVTTLYSGYWLTKFETSRPPEIGYLQHVNNPWAWETRLSWDVAITQLHLGAATRDPALIQHYVDWATEKAKSWPRPALYQNLIAAYQLLDNPTRAAQIRQEAEYLFPAHDFSPAALTPLFEGNLPSLSQGVTPNLPSTIPQ; encoded by the coding sequence ATGAATTTGTTACATGTACAAGGCACCCGGCTGGCAGAGCAGCGCATCAGCAAACCGGTGATCAAGCCGTTTATGGCCACGCTCAGCGTGTTGTTCCTGTTTACCATGCACTATTTCCAGCACAACCCGGGGGGATCCGGGCTGGCCCTCTCGTTCAATACCGCCAGTTGGATCCCGCTCAGCTTCTCAATCGCTTTCGGGCTGTTTGAAATCTGCCGTCAGAAAACCTGGCGTTACTCCCGCCTGACCCTGATCCTGTTTGCCTGCTGCATCCTCCTCACTCTGCCCGTGCTCTACCCGAATGCCGGCGACAGTGCTGCAACGGGCCGGTTACTGGGGCTGTGGGCCGGTTTTCTTTTTTTCCTGGCTTTGCAGCAATTTGCCTTCAGCCACAAGCAACGCCAGCACCTGCTCTGGCTGATCCTCGCCGCGGTCTGGCTGCAGGCGCTGCTGGGCTGGTATCAGTTCTTCGGCCTGGAAGCGGACAACCCCATCGGCTACGACACCATCGCCAACCGCCCGTACGGGATTTTTCAGCAGCCCAATGTGATGGCGACGTTCCTGGCCACCGGCCTGGTGCTGTCGGCTTACCTCCTGGCCCGCTTACCCATGTACCGGGGACAATGGTCACTCCATCAGGCCGGATTGCTGCTCACTCCGGTCGTCACGATCCCGGTACTGGTATTTGTCAGCTCCCGGACCGGGTGGCTGGCCGCTATCATCGGTACCTTGCTGATCCTGCCTTACCTGTGTCGGTTTGCCGCCAAAGCACAATGGCGGATGTGGCTGCTGATGGTCGCTCTGGGCCTGAGTCTGTCCTGGCATTTAAGCACCACCGTCAGCTGGGCCCCGGCGGAAGACCGGATCAGCCTGCACAGCGCACGGAGTATTCACCTGCCGCAAGCCTGGGAGATGTACCGGAAGTCGCCGTGGCTCGGCTACGGCTACGGCAACTTTGAGTCGGCCTACCTTACCCAGACGGCCCAGTGGCACCATCATGATCCCGCGCAACCGCACGGTCTGCCGGCGCTGGATCATCCGCACAACGAGCTCCTGTACTGGGCGGTAGAAGGCGGGACTCTGCCGTTACTTGGCTTGCTGCTCGCTGCGGCCGCCGTACTGAGCCGCATTCGCAAAGCCCCGCCGGGAACCCGGCTGGCACTGGTGGCTCTGTTCTTTCCGCTCACGTTGCACACCCAGCTTGAGTACCCGTTTTATCATGCCCTGGTGCACTGGGTGATCTTCGTGCTCCTGATCTATTGGGTGGATAACCTCACCGCCAAGTATTACAAACTCACCCTCAATTATGTCCTGGCGATCCGATGTTGCATGATCCTGCTGCCGCTGCTGATCAGCAGCTATATGGTAACCACACTCTACTCAGGCTACTGGCTGACCAAGTTTGAGACTTCCCGGCCACCGGAGATCGGCTACCTGCAACACGTCAACAATCCATGGGCCTGGGAGACCCGGCTCTCGTGGGATGTGGCAATCACCCAGCTCCATTTGGGTGCAGCAACCCGGGATCCGGCCCTGATCCAGCACTATGTGGACTGGGCAACCGAGAAAGCCAAAAGCTGGCCGAGGCCGGCCTTGTACCAGAACCTCATCGCCGCCTACCAGTTGCTGGACAATCCGACACGGGCCGCCCAGATCCGCCAGGAAGCCGAGTACCTGTTCCCTGCCCATGATTTCAGCCCGGCCGCACTGACCCCCCTCTTTGAGGGTAACCTACCCTCACTCAGCCAGGGAGTGACGCCGAACCTGCCGTCTACCATCCCGCAATAG